From the genome of Gopherus flavomarginatus isolate rGopFla2 unplaced genomic scaffold, rGopFla2.mat.asm mat_scaffold_34_arrow_ctg1, whole genome shotgun sequence, one region includes:
- the LOC127042214 gene encoding zinc finger protein 3-like yields MVSQNEEEKPHQEDAEQGEPHGTLSGRSKGNVSGSCALPEKTKACVTLHRPEGNFSSLSDLVTSNRINLEERHYTCHDCGKSFNQNSNLIKYQRIHAEETLYTCAECGKSFSWYSHLIRHRRIHTGEKPYTCSQCGKRFSHCSSLIRHQEIHMRENCNKSLD; encoded by the coding sequence ATGGTGAGtcagaatgaggaggagaaaccccatcaggaagatgctgagcaaggAGAACCACATGGAACtttatcaggaagatccaaagggaatgtttccgggagttgtgcactcccagaaaaaacAAAAGCCTGTGTGACTCTGCACAGGCCAGAGGGAAACTTTAGTAGCCTCTCCGACCTTGTAACAAGCAACAGAATTAACTTGGAAGAGAGACACTACACATGCCATGACTGCGGAAAAAGCTTCAATCAGAACTCAAACCTTATCAAATATCAGAGAATCCACGCAGAGGAGACACTTTACACGTgcgctgagtgcgggaaaagctttagtTGGTACTCACACCTTATCagacatcggagaatccacacaggggagaagccctacacatgctctcaGTGCGGTAAAAGGTTCAGTCATTGCTCAAGCCTCATTAGACATCAGGAAATCCACATGAGAGAGAATTGTAATAAATCCCTTGACTAG